Proteins from a genomic interval of Lycium ferocissimum isolate CSIRO_LF1 chromosome 2, AGI_CSIRO_Lferr_CH_V1, whole genome shotgun sequence:
- the LOC132047303 gene encoding kelch repeat-containing protein At3g27220-like encodes MVRSKHSFSKPIILLLAFVALLGISLTRDFRSASSSAYVSLATTWARDKYRIVSPNVSNDSPKKFQDVGGSNRDRYPERALAMTYADLPAPELKWEQMPSAPVPRLDGYSIQIKDLLYVFAGYRNLDHVHSHVDVYNFTTNTWTESFEIPKDMANSHLGVATDGRYIYIVTGQYGPQCRGPTANTFVLDTETRKWESLPPLPAPRYAPATQLWKGRLHVMGGSKENRHTPGIDHWSLAVANGKALEKQWRKEVPIPRGGPHRACIVVDDRLYVIGGQEGDFMAKPGSPIFKCSRRFEVVYGDVYMLDESMKWKGLPSMPKPDSHIECSWVIVNNSIVIVGGTTEKHPVTKRMILVGEVFQFNLNTLTWSVIGKMPYRAKTTLAGFWDGWLYFTSGQRDRGPDNPQPRKVVGDTWRTKLRLH; translated from the exons ATGGTAAGATCAAAACACAGTTTCTCAAAACCCATCATTCTTCTTCTTGCATTTGTTGCTCTTCTTGGAATTTCCTTGACACGTGATTTTCgttctgcttcttcttctgcTTATGTTTCCCTTGCTACCACTTGGGCTCGTGACAAATATCGTATTGTTTCTCCAAACGTCTCCAATGATTCCCCAAAG aaatttcaggatgtagGAGGAAGTAATAGGGATCGTTACCCTGAGAGAGCGCTAGCAATGACCTATGCGGATTTGCCTGCTCCTGAATTAAAATGGGAACAAATGCCATCTGCACCTGTGCCTCGGTTGGATGGATATTCTATTCAAATCAAGGATTTGCTTTATGTTTTTGCAGGATATAGAAACCTAGACCAT GTGCATTCTCATGTAGATGTGTACAATTTTACAACAAATACATGGACagagagctttgaaataccaaAAGATATGGCAAATTCACATTTAGGGGTGGCTACTGatggaagatatatatacatagtgaCAGGACAATATGGTCCCCAATGCAGAGGACCTACAGCAAACACTTTTGTTTTGGACACAGAGACTAGAAAATGGGAAAGCTTGCCACCATTACCAGCACCAAG GTATGCACCGGCAACTCAGCTTTGGAAAGGCAGGCTCCATGTGATGGGTGGAAGCAAAGAGAATCGTCACACACCTGGAATAGATCATTGGAGTCTTGCAGTAGCAAATGGAAAAGCCTTAGAGAAGCAATGGCGCAAAGAAGTACCCATTCCTCGCGGAGGACCACATAG GGCttgcattgttgttgatgatcgGCTTTACGTAATTGGTGGTCAAGAGGGTGATTTCATGGCCAAACCTGGCTCCCCTATCTTTAAATGCTCACGAAGGTTCGAG GTGGTTTATGGAGATGTTTATATGCTGGATGAAAGCATGAAATGGAAAGGGTTGCCTTCTATGCCAAAGCCGGATTCGCATATAGAATGTTCCTGGGTTATTGTAAATAATTCTATTGTTATTGTTGGAGGCACAACAGAGAAGCATCCTGTGACCAAAAGGATGATTTTAGTTGGAGAGGTGTTCCAGTTCAACCTAAACACACTG ACATGGTCTGTCATTGGAAAGATGCCATATCGGGCAAAGACGACGCTGGCTGGGTTCTGGGATGGATGGTTGTACTTCACCTCTGGACAGCGGGATAGAGGACCAGATAATCCACAACCCAGGAAAGTAGTAGGAGATACGTGGAGAACCAAATTGAGATTACACTGA
- the LOC132047920 gene encoding uncharacterized protein LOC132047920, giving the protein MMLRFRPIAPKPVANSSGSGSTPDPHKVDDVGKRRTKRKYVRVKKNSKYKNKKEEKEKSDGSLVLDDHQTVVTLQLLPESSGGVKSSPDNRSYPRTINFLVQDNNSNTLSIGAPNLSDRTSEMRSSRVVESWVMVDGVSNTLVDLSALGSTDMEKMMSLEGDTCPGFITDGLDSVKWVNPAYRRMIDPIEDGGELPEMVVRLVVKERKTVPLLLLPAFACTVRVVYTWNTVKQTRTMPCDVWKMDFGGFAWRFDANAALSLGR; this is encoded by the coding sequence ATGATGCTGAGATTCCGGCCTATTGCGCCCAAGCCCGTAGCTAATTCTTCGGGCTCGGGCTCTACACCGGATCCTCACAAGGTAGATGATGTTGGCAAACGAAGAACAAAGAGAAAGTACGTTAGAGTTAAGAAAAATAGCAAgtacaagaataaaaaagaagagaaagaaaaaagtgatGGATCTTTGGTTTTGGATGACCATCAAACTGTTGTAACGCTACAGCTACTACCAGAAAGTAGTGGAGGAGTTAAAAGCTCACCAGATAATAGATCTTATCCAAGAACCATCAATTTTTTGGTGCAAGATAATAATAGCAATACTTTATCAATCGGTGCACCGAATCTGTCAGATCGGACGTCGGAGATGCGATCTTCAAGGGTTGTGGAGTCGTGGGTGATGGTCGATGGTGTGTCCAATACTTTGGTAGATTTATCAGCTTTAGGAAGTACGGATATGGAGAAGATGATGAGTCTGGAAGGTGACACGTGTCCAGGGTTTATAACGGACGGTCTAGATAGCGTGAAGTGGGTGAATCCCGCATATCGGAGAATGATAGATCCGATAGAAGACGGAGGAGAGTTGCCGGAGATGGTGGTAAGGTTAGTAGTGAAGGAGAGAAAAACTGTaccgttattattattaccagCTTTTGCATGCACCGTGAGAGTTGTGTATACATGGAATACGGTGAAGCAGACAAGGACAATGCCTTGTGATGTGTGGAAGATGGACTTTGGGGGATTTGCATGGAGATTTGATGCTAACGCTGCCCTTAGCTTGGGCCGTTAA
- the LOC132047304 gene encoding cytochrome c1-2, heme protein, mitochondrial, with translation MLGGRAIHRLLGRKFQSESTASPILSSIVSKKAQEEFGSFGMKSFRTLALIGAGVSGLVGFATVASADEAEHGLECPSYPWPHEGILSSYDHASIRRGHQVYQQVCASCHSMSLVSYRDLVGVAYTEEEVKAMAAEIEVEDGPNDEGEMFTRPGKLSDRFPQPYPNEAAARFANGGAYPPDLSLITKARHNGQNYVFALLTGYRDPPAGVSIREGLHYNPYFPGGAIAMPKMLNDGAVEYEDGVPATEAQMGKDVVSFLTWAAEPEMEERKLMGFKWIFVLSLALLQAAYYRRLRWSVLKSRKLVLDVVN, from the exons ATGTTGGGAGGTAGAGCAATCCATCGATTATTAGGCAGGAAATTTCAATCTGAATCCACG GCCTCTCCAATTTTATCATCCATTGTTTCCAAGAAAGCTCAAGAAGAATTTGGATCTTTTGGCATGAAGTCCTTCAGAACATTGGCACTCATTGGAGCGGGTGTATCTGGACTCGTAGGTTTTGCGACAGTAGCATCTGCTGATGAGGCTGAACATGGATTGGAGTGTCCAAGCTATCCTTGGCCTCACGAAGGCATTCTTAGTTCATATGATCACGCTTC GATTCGTCGTGGTCACCAGGTTTATCAACAAGTATGTGCATCTTGTCATTCAATGTCACTTGTGTCATATCGTGACTTGGTCGGGGTGGCATATACAGAGGAGGAAGTAAAGGCTATGGCAGCTGAGATTGAGGTGGAGGATGGGCCTAATGATGAGGGTGAAATGTTTACTCGTCCTGGTAAACTGAGTGATCGCTTTCCTCAGCCATATCCAAATGAAGCAGCTGCTAGATTTGCTAATGGAGGAGCCTACCCTCCAGATTTAAGTCTTATTACAAAA GCACGTCATAATGGTCAAAACTATGTGTTTGCCCTTCTAACTGGCTATCGTGATCCTCCTGCTGGTGTTTCG ATTCGTGAAGGACTGCACTACAATCCTTACTTCCCTGGTGGAGCTATTGCAATGCCTAAAATGCTTAATGATGGTGCTGTTGAGTATGAAGATGGTGTCCCTGCAACAGAAGCTCAG ATGGGGAAAGATGTGGTGTCATTTTTAACTTGGGCTGCTGAACCTGAGATGGAAGAGAGAAAACtg ATGGGCTTCAAGTGGATATTTGTACTGTCCCTTGCACTACTTCAAGCTGCTTACTATAGGCGTTTGAGGTGGTCTGTCCTCAAGTCGAGGAAGCTGGTCCTTGATGTTGTTAATTAG